One region of Pseudomonadota bacterium genomic DNA includes:
- the icd gene encoding NADP-dependent isocitrate dehydrogenase: protein MSKKIEIPYLSGDGAGEDIWKASREVLEEAVIKAYSAEKRIEWIEVLAGQKALECAGSLLPQETLEIIKQYRIGIKGPLTTPVGGGFRSLNVYLRQVLDLYVCIRPVRYFKGLPSPLKMPEKVDIIIFRENTEDIYRGIEWKEGSKEAKTFIKFLKDKMGVTIPDDAGVGVKPISKDKTIRFTKWAINYAIKNKRKMITVVHKGNIMKYTEGAFREWAYDAAKDFEDFITFDMEKDKISFNDRIADNMFMQVIMKPEDYDILLCPNLNGDYLSDACAALIGGLGVAPGANIGDDVAIFEPTHGSAPKYAGKDMVNPTSFLLSGSMMFEYMGLDKAAQVLKEAIEETIRSGIMTYDLARQIKGVKPVKCSEFGEAVLKRIL, encoded by the coding sequence GTCATAAAGGCATATAGCGCTGAAAAGAGGATTGAATGGATTGAGGTGCTTGCAGGGCAGAAAGCTCTTGAATGTGCCGGATCATTACTTCCGCAAGAGACTTTGGAGATCATAAAGCAATACCGAATAGGCATAAAAGGTCCCCTGACTACGCCTGTCGGTGGAGGGTTTAGAAGCTTAAATGTCTATTTAAGACAGGTTTTAGATCTCTATGTTTGTATAAGGCCTGTAAGGTATTTTAAGGGTTTGCCAAGCCCTTTAAAAATGCCTGAGAAGGTTGATATTATTATTTTCAGAGAAAATACTGAAGATATTTATAGAGGTATTGAATGGAAGGAAGGTTCAAAAGAAGCAAAGACCTTTATAAAATTTTTGAAGGATAAGATGGGTGTAACAATACCGGATGATGCCGGGGTAGGGGTTAAGCCGATAAGTAAGGATAAAACAATAAGATTTACAAAATGGGCAATAAACTATGCAATAAAAAATAAAAGAAAAATGATCACCGTTGTCCACAAAGGTAATATCATGAAATATACGGAAGGGGCCTTCAGAGAATGGGCCTATGATGCTGCAAAGGATTTTGAAGATTTTATTACATTTGATATGGAAAAAGACAAAATATCCTTTAACGACAGAATTGCCGATAATATGTTCATGCAGGTGATAATGAAACCCGAAGATTATGATATCCTTTTGTGTCCCAATCTTAACGGCGATTATCTTTCCGATGCTTGCGCAGCACTGATAGGGGGGTTAGGTGTTGCTCCAGGGGCAAATATTGGTGATGATGTGGCAATTTTTGAACCGACGCATGGAAGTGCCCCGAAATATGCTGGGAAAGATATGGTTAACCCTACCTCTTTTTTGCTTTCAGGATCAATGATGTTTGAATATATGGGCCTTGATAAAGCAGCGCAAGTGCTGAAAGAGGCAATAGAGGAGACAATAAGGAGCGGGATTATGACCTATGACCTTGCACGGCAGATTAAAGGGGTAAAACCGGTTAAATGCTCGGAGTTTGGGGAAGCAGTATTAAAAAGAATATTATAG
- the prfB gene encoding peptide chain release factor 2 (programmed frameshift), whose translation MLDDTKNRIDALAERMNSLRGYLDLSAINKQIDKLDKEISQGTFWEDQENAQKILKERARLQEEINRWEGQEKELEEVLILNEIVRETDDPKDIDELVTRVGYLDELLSKYEIERMLGGENDKENAIVYINAGAGGTEAQDWVEMLLRMYLKWAEKEKFETEVVDLLQGDEAGVKSVTFLVRGSYAYGYLKCENGIHRLVRVSPFDANNRRHTSFASVYAYPELPDNIAVDINEEDLKIDTFRSSGPGGQHVNRTESAIRITHTPTGIVVQCQNERSQHKNKAIAMAILKSRLYELEKKKQEEKMDTLNKEKKDIAWGSQIRSYILHPYKLVKDHRTKIEEHNADAVLDGGIEPFIKACLLFLTFEQKKEDN comes from the exons ATGTTAGATGATACAAAAAACAGAATAGATGCATTAGCAGAAAGAATGAACAGCCTAAGGGGTTATCTT GACCTCTCTGCCATAAACAAACAGATTGATAAGCTTGATAAAGAGATTTCACAAGGAACTTTTTGGGAAGACCAGGAAAATGCACAGAAAATATTAAAGGAAAGAGCGAGGCTCCAGGAAGAAATTAATCGATGGGAAGGACAGGAAAAAGAACTCGAAGAGGTGCTTATATTAAACGAGATAGTCAGGGAGACGGATGATCCGAAAGACATTGATGAATTGGTTACAAGGGTTGGATATCTCGATGAGCTATTAAGCAAATATGAGATCGAGAGAATGCTTGGAGGTGAAAACGATAAGGAAAATGCAATTGTTTATATAAATGCCGGCGCTGGTGGCACAGAAGCCCAGGACTGGGTTGAAATGCTGCTCAGAATGTATCTTAAGTGGGCTGAAAAAGAAAAGTTTGAAACAGAGGTGGTTGATCTGCTTCAAGGTGACGAAGCTGGTGTAAAGAGTGTTACCTTCCTTGTAAGGGGTTCATATGCATACGGTTATTTGAAGTGTGAAAACGGAATTCACCGACTGGTCAGAGTGTCGCCTTTTGACGCAAACAACAGGAGGCATACATCCTTTGCATCTGTATATGCATATCCTGAATTACCGGACAATATAGCCGTTGATATTAATGAGGAAGACCTGAAAATAGATACGTTCCGATCAAGTGGTCCCGGAGGACAGCATGTGAACAGGACTGAATCTGCCATACGGATTACACATACCCCCACAGGTATTGTTGTTCAGTGCCAGAACGAGCGCTCCCAGCACAAGAATAAGGCGATAGCAATGGCAATATTGAAATCGAGGCTGTACGAACTTGAGAAGAAAAAGCAGGAAGAGAAGATGGATACTTTAAATAAGGAGAAAAAGGACATTGCCTGGGGCAGCCAGATCCGTTCTTACATTCTACATCCGTATAAGCTTGTTAAAGACCACAGGACAAAAATTGAAGAGCATAATGCGGATGCAGTACTTGATGGAGGGATTGAGCCCTTTATTAAGGCGTGCCTTTTATTCTTGACTTTTGAGCAGAAAAAGGAGGATAATTAA